TATAGTCTGGAACAGGATTACTGCCAGTAAATGGTGCCAGTGCCTCAACATTTTTCCATAACGACGGATCTGGAATATTCACCACACAATCAGACCCATTCTGGATATTTTCAATTGCCTTACCGCCTAATCCAAGCCCTAATACAATAGTATCTCCTAGTCCCCACGATGAGGAAATTGGTGAAATATTTGTCGTACCATCTTCGTTAAGGGTGTTAAGCAACACTACTGGCGTCCCATAATATAAAATTTTTGGCTTGATTTCCTGATCCTTTGTAGTACCTTGAGTCATTTTGTGACCTCCTTTTTCTATTCTAAACCTAGTATACTTCCATAAAACTTCAACATGGATCGAAATATGAATGTTTTATTTCCAATTGTAAAACAAATACATTTCCATTATGATCGAAGTATGATTACGAAGGGAGGAAACTAAAAATGAACGCTAATCCTAACGTTGCCGAAATTGCTGCTATTCTTGGTGAACCTTCCCGAGCCTTAATACTAACCAGTCTGATGGACGGCAGGTTTCACACCGCTTCCGAATTAGCATATATGGCTGGAATTAAACAGCAAACAGCAAGTTTCCATTTAGCAAAACTGACCGATGCTCATTTAATTACCAAGGAAAAACATGGCCGTCACAGGTATTATCAACTTGTCGATGGGGACGTTGCGCAAGTAGTAGAGTCGTTTCTTTCCATTGCACGCCCGCCGGAAATACGCTCACTGAAACAGTCAGCACAAATGAAATCCCTCAAATCGGGACGGACCTGCTACGACCATTTAGCGGGCGAACTCGGAGTGAAATTAACCCAGCACATGCTTCAGGAAGGAATTATTGAGAAAACGGAAAAAGAATTCATGGTTACAGCAAAAGGGGAATTGTTCTTTGAGGAATTTGGCTTAGACATTGCTACCCTTCGTCAAAAACGCCGTTCCTTCTCCCGTACCTGCCTGGATTGGAGTGAACGGCAGCATCATCTTGCGGGTGCCTTGGGGCAAGCAATTACAGCTAAGTTTTTTGATTTAAACTGGATTGAAAGACATTCTTCCAGCCGTGCGGTAAAGCTGACAAAAGAGGGAGAAACCGGGTTGAAAAACGTTTTTCATTTGAGTTTGTGAGGTATGGACTGAAACAGCCATCCTGCAAAAAAAATCATCAGGATGGCCCACTTTCCTTTTAATCCGAATGGCTATATGCCACAATTTCGGCCTTGTCACCAGCCGATATTTTCCCAGGTTGCTCCACAATACCGACAATTCCCCTCAACCCTAATGATGATTTTATAAAACGTGTTGAAAGCTTTCGTTCATTCGGATAATTTTCCTGAAGCACTTTACCAGGACCTAAACACGGAAGGTTCTCCCCCTCACACAAAATTCCCGCACCACTTGGAAAAATAATTCTGCTTCCCGGCGTCAATCCTGTCAGGCCCTCAAAGCCTTCCAGTACGATATTGGCTCCTAACCATTCAGGCAATACCTGGTGGACTCCAAGCTTTTCAGCGATTATTGCACATTCCTCAACCGATACAATTGATACCTGCCTACGATTGAAAATTTCCGATCCGCGTTCGTACATCAATTCTCTGGTACCAGCTAATTTAGTCAGGCCAAAATGCAGATCACCTGGAACCCCACCATATTCTAAATTTGTCTCCGATATTTTTCTAGTCACAAAGCTATCTTGCCGATCCGCAACTAGAATAGATGTAACCACTGTAGAATAACGTTTCCACATATTATCTCCTCATCTCTCAAAATACTTATAGATAAGCTACTAAAATGGTTCCGGGGAATATCATTAACTGGAGTTAAGGTTTATTACTATTTGTTTCTACGTTCTCATGATAATTAAAACCACATAATCTATAAAAGGACCTTATACCAAGAACCAAGACGGGTTGTGTGCATATGAATCGAGAAACCCTAAATCTACTGCTACTTGTATTCCCCATGGTTTACGTGATATGTATCTTTATTACTGCATTCCTTAAAAAGAAAGACATCGTCCGGGCCAAGAATGGATTGATCCGATTTTTAAATAGATTAAGAATGCTGTGGCCCGTTAATCTGTTTTTCATTTTGCTGCTCATTTCATTATTGCTGGCAAACTATATGTTCCATGACTTTCATGCTGAAAGTTACCTGATATCATACGGAAGCTTGATTGTTACCGTATACTTTCTGGATTTCCTATATTCTGAGCACTCCCGCAAAAGCACTGCCAATAAACGATATATGATAGATGCTGATGTAAATCAAATCATTCAGGATTTCAAATTTGGCATAGCAGATTTATTCTATTATGCAAATCCCGATGAAAATGGCGTATACGACACTGCAAGGATATACCAATTAGCTGAAAAAGATATTCATAAGATGATAACAAGCCCGTTTTTCTGGGAAATTAAACTAAATTTAAAACACATAAAAGGGTTTGATTACCTCATTAATAAGAATGATTTCCTCAATGAATTGCTAGAACGAAAAAGGAATGAATTAAACACGATTTTAATGCGTTACAGCAACTTGATCCTATATGAGGATTTTAAACGAGTACACGCCTTAAACGAACTGATACACAGTTTTTATTTCAAGCAGGGATCAAAGTTTCACCAAATGGATCAGCGAATGCTGGCACATCAATTAAAAACACTTATTCAAAGTATAAACGATGGATTCAATATTTTTGCTAAATGGGAATAGCTGAAGCACGCCACAATGGGTTATAGGAAACACAAAGCAAAGCTGTGATGATGACTTAAAACCATGCTATTTAAAAACTCGGGCGGGAATCTAGACAATTCGGGAGGCATCAAGCTGCACTCGGTCCAATAACAACATCGACTTGGGAGACAGCCATTTCTCTCCCGAGTTTGACTTGCCCTCTCCCAAGTTCCACCTATTCCCCCGAGTTCAACCTGCTAGTCTTCAAACAGAACTTATGACGACAGCCTTAAACTTTATACATCACAGATTACAAGAAAACACTAAAAACAGCGGAATCCGCTTCCTCCTCTGGTATTCCTCTTTACTATCAAAGAGTTCGCTTCTTGGTGTGCACTCACTGATGTATTCAATCGTAAAGCCAGCTTGAACCAATAACCTGAAATATTCTTCAATGGTCCGGTGATATTTAACCACCTGCTGATCAATCCAAGGTTCCACTCGTTTGCCAGTTGCAAAATAATCATCCACAATCCAATCTGTCTTTTTACCCGAATTTACCGCGCTCTTTATCGACGATGTCAGAACAGGATGCTGAACACTGAAAACAAAACTGCCATCACATTGGAGTGAATCGTATACCTTTTTGAAAATAGGAAGCAACTCCTCGATATAATGCAGTGCTAAACGGGAAATGACCAGGTCGTACCTTTCAGTTGGATAATCCCACTTTTCCATCGTGGAATGATAAACATTACCGCAAGTCCCAGCCAAAGTTTCCCTAGCCTTACCAACCATATTCGTCGATCCTTCAACTCCATCATACACGCTGCACCCCTGGTCAATAAGTTCATAGCCGAATTTGCCATCGCCACATCCCAGATCCAGCACCCGCTTGTCCGTTACGTCACCAATAAGCTCAAGTAAGGCGGGCTTTTCAATGCTATTATTTGGGCTTGTCTCACGATTCCTCCTTGTTAGATAGTTTTCAAAAAATGCATCATTATCGTAAGCCATTGAACCTTTGTATTCCATGGATTTCCCCCTAAAAGGTAATGATAATTGCTGCTTTATCATCGGATTTTTTAAATCTTGGATAAGCGATACATTCAGGATCGGACTCTTCGATATTTACTAAATCATTCACATACTGATCCAATCCCTTTGTGTTCAATGTGGAAGTGATAAATTTCCAGTAATCCATGCCTCCTGGAACAACTTCCTCAGGATAAAACATCCCATCCGTCATCAGGATTAGTTGTTTTATTCCAATCTTATTAATAGAACCTATCTCCACGTAATCCATCGCATTTTGTTCTCCGTTTAAAACGCCATACCCGTCTTCCGTATTACTTTTATGCCGGTTGGAAATTAAAATATCCTTGACCCGCTTCGTTAACTCACTTTTGGATTTAACCCCTTGCTCGATACCTTCTTTCCATTTTTGGATGGCCGAACTTTCCAAATGTTCCACCTGCAGCCTTGTCAGTACACGAGTCTCATCATTGTTATAAACAGCAATGAGCATGCAATCACCAGTTTGTATGTATTCGATGCTTGTATCCGTAATCTTTAGAAGTGCCAGAGCCGTACCCCATAACGTTTCCTTTTTTGAAATATCAATATCGTATTTCTTCATTTCATCCTGAATCCTTTGATTAACCCTTGATACTCCACTAAAAAGATCGCCATGCTTTTTATTGGATTCAAAATGCTGCTTAACCTCATTCGATGCAATGTAACCACCTGTCAGGTTTTTCCTGCTTGTAAATGGAACCAAGGAGGACACACCATCCGCGACACCATAAACTAACTCGTCTTTATTGATAATTAATGAATCCTCATTTAACCTGCTTACTCCCTTAGCTGTTTTATACTCGACTTTCATGCTTTCCCTTCTTTCATCATTCGGTAGTGAATTTATCGATTTCATTCAGTATTTCTTTTAGGCAATCAATTGACTTATACATTCCATCTTCATGTTCTAATGCATGATCAGTTCCTTTAATTAAAATAGGTTTCATTTTATCCTTCCCGGCCAACTGATCGAAACGTTCCTCCAAATAGCACCGGTCATTATCACCCATAATAATCAGACCTTCTTGAAGGTTACGATTAATGAGATGGTCAAATATATAATCATTCTGTAGTAAAGGGGTCAACCATA
This Virgibacillus phasianinus DNA region includes the following protein-coding sequences:
- a CDS encoding ArsR/SmtB family transcription factor; the protein is MNANPNVAEIAAILGEPSRALILTSLMDGRFHTASELAYMAGIKQQTASFHLAKLTDAHLITKEKHGRHRYYQLVDGDVAQVVESFLSIARPPEIRSLKQSAQMKSLKSGRTCYDHLAGELGVKLTQHMLQEGIIEKTEKEFMVTAKGELFFEEFGLDIATLRQKRRSFSRTCLDWSERQHHLAGALGQAITAKFFDLNWIERHSSSRAVKLTKEGETGLKNVFHLSL
- a CDS encoding class I SAM-dependent DNA methyltransferase, which produces MEYKGSMAYDNDAFFENYLTRRNRETSPNNSIEKPALLELIGDVTDKRVLDLGCGDGKFGYELIDQGCSVYDGVEGSTNMVGKARETLAGTCGNVYHSTMEKWDYPTERYDLVISRLALHYIEELLPIFKKVYDSLQCDGSFVFSVQHPVLTSSIKSAVNSGKKTDWIVDDYFATGKRVEPWIDQQVVKYHRTIEEYFRLLVQAGFTIEYISECTPRSELFDSKEEYQRRKRIPLFLVFSCNL
- a CDS encoding protein phosphatase 2C domain-containing protein, coding for MKVEYKTAKGVSRLNEDSLIINKDELVYGVADGVSSLVPFTSRKNLTGGYIASNEVKQHFESNKKHGDLFSGVSRVNQRIQDEMKKYDIDISKKETLWGTALALLKITDTSIEYIQTGDCMLIAVYNNDETRVLTRLQVEHLESSAIQKWKEGIEQGVKSKSELTKRVKDILISNRHKSNTEDGYGVLNGEQNAMDYVEIGSINKIGIKQLILMTDGMFYPEEVVPGGMDYWKFITSTLNTKGLDQYVNDLVNIEESDPECIAYPRFKKSDDKAAIIITF
- a CDS encoding MOSC domain-containing protein, with product MWKRYSTVVTSILVADRQDSFVTRKISETNLEYGGVPGDLHFGLTKLAGTRELMYERGSEIFNRRQVSIVSVEECAIIAEKLGVHQVLPEWLGANIVLEGFEGLTGLTPGSRIIFPSGAGILCEGENLPCLGPGKVLQENYPNERKLSTRFIKSSLGLRGIVGIVEQPGKISAGDKAEIVAYSHSD